One genomic region from Streptomyces venezuelae encodes:
- a CDS encoding futalosine hydrolase, whose product MVHRILIVTAVAAEADSVAAGLGHDAPETSGDPVREPVPLPGGLTLRRHADGVDLLVGGVGPAAVAAATGTALAHASLADTGAPYDLVVSAGIAGGFAPHAPIGTVVVSEAIVAADLGAETPDGYLAVEELGFGRSAHPVPHSLTGPLADALRAGGRPHTVAPVLTVSTVTGTAGRAAELAGRHPTAAAEAMEGFGVAEAAAAYGVPVVEIRAVSNAVGPRDRAAWRIGEALDALRQAFALLSPPLLTNPTTLANPTTLANPTPSVEAK is encoded by the coding sequence GTGGTCCACCGGATCCTGATCGTGACGGCCGTGGCGGCGGAGGCCGACTCCGTCGCCGCCGGCCTCGGTCACGACGCCCCGGAGACCTCCGGGGACCCCGTCCGGGAGCCCGTACCGCTCCCGGGCGGCCTCACCCTGCGCCGCCACGCCGACGGAGTGGATCTCCTCGTCGGCGGCGTCGGGCCCGCGGCCGTGGCCGCGGCGACCGGAACCGCGCTGGCACATGCCTCCCTGGCGGACACCGGCGCTCCGTACGACCTCGTCGTCTCCGCCGGGATCGCCGGCGGGTTCGCACCCCACGCCCCGATCGGCACCGTCGTCGTCTCCGAGGCGATCGTCGCCGCCGACCTCGGCGCGGAGACCCCCGACGGGTACCTGGCCGTCGAGGAGCTGGGGTTCGGGCGCTCCGCCCACCCCGTACCGCACTCCCTCACCGGCCCCCTCGCCGACGCCCTGCGCGCCGGCGGCCGGCCGCACACCGTCGCGCCCGTCCTCACCGTCTCCACCGTCACCGGCACGGCCGGACGCGCCGCCGAGCTGGCCGGGCGCCACCCGACGGCCGCCGCCGAGGCGATGGAGGGCTTCGGCGTCGCCGAGGCCGCCGCCGCGTACGGCGTGCCCGTCGTCGAGATCCGGGCCGTGTCGAACGCCGTCGGTCCGCGCGACCGCGCGGCCTGGCGCATCGGGGAGGCGCTGGACGCGCTGAGGCAGGCCTTCGCCCTGCTGAGCCCGCCGCTCCTCACGAACCCCACCACCCTCGCAAACCCCACCACCCTCGCGAACCCCACCCCCTCCGTGGAGGCGAAGTGA
- a CDS encoding 1,4-dihydroxy-6-naphthoate synthase → MKLKIAYSPCPNDTFVFDAWAHGRVPGAPRLDVTFADIDVTNGWAESGTDDHDVLKVSYAVLPWILDEYALLPCGGALGRGCGPLVLTREGDMDLTGKTVAVPSERSTAYLLFRLWAAETVPGGVGNVVVMPFHEIMPAVRDGKVDAGLVIHEARFTYQNYGLHCLADMGEHWEATTGLPIPLGAIVARRSLGEEALRLLAESARTSVRMAWDDPVASRPYVLEHAQEMDPKVADQHIGLYVNEFTADLGEHGYAAVRGLLTRAAAEGLVPPLGPDALSFP, encoded by the coding sequence GTGAAACTGAAGATCGCCTACTCGCCCTGCCCGAACGACACCTTCGTCTTCGACGCCTGGGCCCACGGCCGCGTCCCCGGCGCTCCGCGCCTCGACGTGACCTTCGCCGACATCGACGTCACCAACGGCTGGGCGGAGAGCGGCACCGACGACCACGACGTCCTGAAGGTCTCGTACGCCGTGCTGCCGTGGATCCTCGACGAGTACGCGCTGCTGCCCTGCGGCGGCGCGCTCGGCCGGGGCTGCGGGCCTCTCGTCCTCACGCGCGAGGGTGATATGGACCTGACGGGGAAGACGGTCGCGGTGCCGAGCGAGCGCTCGACCGCGTACCTCCTCTTCCGCCTCTGGGCGGCCGAGACCGTGCCGGGAGGCGTCGGGAACGTCGTCGTCATGCCGTTCCACGAGATCATGCCCGCCGTCCGCGACGGCAAGGTCGACGCGGGACTCGTCATCCACGAGGCCCGCTTCACGTACCAGAACTACGGCCTGCACTGCCTCGCCGACATGGGCGAGCACTGGGAGGCCACGACCGGGCTGCCGATCCCGCTCGGCGCGATCGTCGCCCGCCGCTCCCTGGGCGAGGAGGCGCTGCGGCTGCTGGCCGAGTCGGCCCGTACATCCGTACGGATGGCCTGGGACGACCCGGTGGCCTCCCGGCCGTACGTCCTGGAGCACGCCCAGGAGATGGACCCGAAGGTGGCCGACCAGCACATCGGCCTCTACGTCAACGAATTCACGGCCGACCTGGGCGAACACGGCTACGCGGCGGTCCGCGGCCTGCTCACCCGCGCCGCGGCCGAGGGACTCGTACCGCCCCTCGGCCCGGACGCGCTGTCGTTCCCGTAA
- a CDS encoding cold-shock protein, which translates to MPTGKVKWFNSEKGFGFLSRDDGGDVFVHSSVLPAGVDALKPGQRVEFGVVAGQRGDQALSVAILDPTPSVAAAQRRKPDELASIVQDLTTLLENITPALERGRYPEKTQGKKIAGLLRAVADQLDV; encoded by the coding sequence GTGCCTACCGGCAAGGTCAAATGGTTCAACAGCGAGAAGGGCTTCGGCTTTCTCTCCCGCGACGACGGCGGCGACGTCTTCGTGCACTCGTCGGTGCTCCCTGCCGGAGTCGACGCACTGAAGCCGGGCCAGCGGGTCGAGTTCGGAGTCGTCGCAGGTCAGCGTGGTGACCAGGCGCTCTCCGTGGCGATCCTCGATCCGACGCCGTCCGTCGCCGCCGCGCAGCGCCGCAAGCCCGACGAACTGGCGTCCATCGTGCAGGACCTGACGACGCTCCTGGAGAACATCACTCCGGCACTGGAGCGCGGGCGCTACCCCGAGAAGACCCAGGGCAAGAAGATCGCCGGGCTGCTCCGCGCGGTGGCGGACCAGCTCGACGTGTAG
- a CDS encoding HAD family hydrolase: MTTTNQPHRPPASPSPLTVGFDLDLTLIDSRPGIKAAWEAFAAETGAEIDADLVVTRLGPPLEHEMAYWFPQEQVEEMVARYRALYPAYAIEPSPPMPGARDAIQAVRDAGGRTIVVTAKNGPHAELHLAHLGIEPDAVVGGLWAEGKAEALRAHDAQVYVGDHVGDVRGAATAGALAVAVATGPCAPEELRAAGADVVLTDLTDFRPWLETYRA; this comes from the coding sequence ATGACGACGACGAACCAGCCCCACCGGCCCCCCGCCTCCCCGTCCCCGCTCACCGTCGGTTTCGACCTCGACCTGACGCTGATCGACAGCCGCCCGGGCATCAAGGCCGCCTGGGAGGCCTTCGCCGCGGAGACCGGCGCCGAGATCGACGCCGACCTCGTCGTCACCCGCCTCGGCCCGCCGCTCGAACACGAGATGGCGTACTGGTTCCCCCAGGAGCAGGTCGAGGAGATGGTGGCCCGCTACCGCGCGCTCTACCCGGCGTACGCGATCGAGCCCTCGCCCCCGATGCCGGGCGCCCGGGACGCGATCCAGGCCGTGCGCGACGCGGGCGGCCGCACGATCGTCGTCACCGCCAAGAACGGCCCGCACGCCGAGCTGCACCTCGCGCACCTCGGCATCGAGCCGGACGCCGTCGTGGGCGGCCTGTGGGCCGAGGGCAAGGCCGAGGCCCTGCGCGCCCACGACGCCCAGGTGTACGTCGGCGACCACGTCGGCGACGTCCGCGGCGCCGCCACGGCGGGCGCCCTCGCGGTGGCCGTCGCGACCGGCCCCTGCGCCCCCGAGGAGCTCCGCGCGGCCGGCGCGGACGTGGTCCTCACGGACCTGACGGACTTCCGCCCGTGGCTGGAGACCTACCGCGCCTGA
- a CDS encoding FecCD family ABC transporter permease, translating to MPAAFPSRRVLATSAAVVALLLAVLLSLAVGARAIAPAAVLDALLHGGTSDDAEVVRQLRVPRTLIGLMVGTALALAGTALQGITRNPIADPGILGISQGSSVAVVLAIAFFGVHSLGGYVWFAFAGAALASVAVYAIASGGRGGATPVKLALGGAAINALLLSVTTGVLTTRASALDEFRFWQIGSLDGRDAEIVGQIWPFLLLGAVLVLSVARGLDALALGEDVAKGLGQRVATVRIVGGLGATVLTGAAVAAAGPVAFVGLAVPHIARAVVGSDHRWVLPMAALIGPVMLLVADVAGRVVFPPGEVPAGVMTALIGVPFLVTLVRRKAVPA from the coding sequence ATGCCAGCCGCTTTCCCTTCCAGACGGGTCCTCGCGACCTCGGCGGCTGTCGTCGCCCTGCTCCTCGCCGTCCTCCTGAGCCTCGCCGTGGGGGCCCGCGCCATCGCTCCCGCCGCCGTCCTCGACGCCCTGCTGCACGGCGGGACGAGCGACGACGCCGAGGTCGTCCGGCAGCTCCGCGTCCCGCGCACCCTGATCGGGCTCATGGTCGGCACCGCGCTCGCCCTCGCCGGCACCGCGCTCCAGGGCATCACCCGCAACCCGATCGCCGACCCCGGCATCCTCGGCATCAGCCAGGGCTCGTCGGTGGCCGTCGTTCTCGCCATCGCCTTCTTCGGGGTGCACAGCCTGGGTGGGTACGTGTGGTTCGCCTTCGCGGGCGCCGCGCTCGCCTCCGTCGCCGTCTACGCCATCGCCTCCGGCGGGCGCGGCGGGGCCACGCCCGTGAAGCTGGCGCTCGGCGGCGCCGCGATCAACGCGCTGCTGCTGTCCGTCACCACCGGAGTCCTCACGACCCGGGCCTCGGCCCTCGACGAGTTCCGGTTCTGGCAGATCGGCTCCCTCGACGGGCGTGACGCCGAGATCGTCGGCCAGATCTGGCCCTTCCTGCTGCTCGGCGCGGTCCTCGTGCTCTCCGTGGCCCGCGGCCTCGACGCGCTCGCGCTCGGCGAGGACGTGGCCAAGGGTCTGGGGCAGCGGGTCGCGACCGTGCGGATCGTCGGGGGTCTCGGCGCGACCGTCCTGACCGGCGCCGCCGTGGCCGCCGCCGGGCCCGTCGCCTTCGTCGGCCTGGCCGTCCCGCACATCGCGCGGGCCGTCGTCGGCTCCGACCACCGCTGGGTCCTGCCCATGGCCGCGCTGATCGGGCCCGTGATGCTGCTCGTGGCCGATGTCGCCGGGCGGGTCGTCTTCCCGCCGGGCGAGGTGCCCGCCGGGGTGATGACCGCCCTCATCGGGGTGCCGTTCCTGGTCACCCTGGTGCGGCGGAAGGCGGTGCCCGCGTGA
- a CDS encoding FecCD family ABC transporter permease, whose protein sequence is MTTSAVRPAGYGVVRAGRGSFLVHRRSALVALGLLLLLAAASVAYLCVGERFVGPSEVVRILLGESSPSAFVVEELREPRLVVALAVGAAFGIGGALIQTVARNPLASPDIIGISQGAGAVTVAAMTFGIGSYAVLPYLSIAGGILAAALVYVFAWRGGLHATRFVLIGIGFAIALRSLTTLFMTKGDYLVAQQAQIWMTGSLNGRGWEESAPIRWTLLLMLPAALWAARAQRTVSLDDDTATALGVRLGRVRLGLVAVGVVLASVATGVAGPVDFVALLAPQIARRMTRTAQIPLLCSALAGAVIVVVADLLARRLLSPVELPVGVLTAAVGAPYLIWLIVRSRTAGGNA, encoded by the coding sequence GTGACGACCTCCGCTGTGCGGCCCGCCGGGTACGGGGTCGTGCGCGCCGGGCGGGGATCCTTCCTCGTCCACCGGCGCTCGGCCCTCGTCGCCCTGGGCCTCCTGCTGCTCCTGGCCGCCGCCTCCGTCGCGTACCTCTGCGTGGGCGAGCGGTTCGTCGGCCCCTCGGAGGTCGTACGGATCCTCCTCGGCGAGTCCTCGCCGTCGGCGTTCGTCGTGGAGGAGCTGCGCGAGCCGCGGCTCGTCGTCGCGCTCGCCGTCGGCGCCGCCTTCGGGATCGGCGGCGCCCTCATCCAGACCGTCGCCCGCAACCCCCTCGCCAGCCCCGACATCATCGGCATCAGCCAGGGCGCGGGCGCGGTCACCGTCGCCGCGATGACCTTCGGCATCGGCTCGTACGCCGTGCTGCCGTACCTCTCGATCGCGGGCGGGATCCTGGCCGCCGCGCTCGTGTACGTCTTCGCCTGGCGCGGCGGGCTGCACGCGACGCGTTTCGTGCTCATCGGCATCGGCTTCGCGATCGCGCTGCGGTCCCTCACCACGCTCTTCATGACGAAGGGCGACTACCTCGTCGCCCAGCAGGCCCAGATCTGGATGACCGGCTCCCTCAACGGGCGGGGCTGGGAGGAGTCGGCGCCGATCCGGTGGACGCTGCTCCTGATGCTGCCCGCCGCGCTGTGGGCCGCCCGCGCCCAGCGGACGGTCTCCCTCGACGACGACACGGCGACCGCCCTCGGGGTCCGGCTCGGCCGGGTCCGCCTCGGGCTCGTCGCCGTCGGGGTCGTCCTCGCGTCGGTGGCGACGGGCGTCGCGGGGCCGGTCGACTTCGTCGCCCTGCTCGCCCCGCAGATCGCCCGCCGCATGACGCGGACCGCGCAGATCCCGCTGCTCTGCTCCGCGCTCGCCGGCGCGGTGATCGTGGTCGTCGCGGACCTGCTCGCCCGGCGGCTCCTCTCCCCCGTCGAACTGCCCGTGGGCGTCCTCACGGCGGCGGTCGGCGCCCCGTATCTGATCTGGCTCATCGTCCGGAGCCGTACCGCAGGAGGTAACGCGTGA
- a CDS encoding ABC transporter ATP-binding protein, with product MSSRLTARGLTLAYEDRTVVHELDLAIPDGKVTVIVGPNACGKSTTLRALGRLLRPAGGAVLLDGEELAKLPTKRIARSIGLLPQTPVAPEAITVGDLVSRGRQPHQAWWKQWSEEDERAVTDAMERTDVAALADRSVDALSGGQRQRVWIAMALAQETDLLLLDEPTTYLDISHQVEVLDLVRRLNRLRGRTVVLVLHDLNQAARYADHLVAMKAGRVVAEGPPEEVVTAELVRDVFGLESVVVPDPVTGSPLVVPGAPWHAEVVA from the coding sequence GTGAGCAGCAGGCTGACCGCGCGCGGGCTGACGCTCGCCTACGAGGACCGGACCGTCGTCCACGAGCTCGACCTCGCGATCCCCGACGGCAAGGTCACGGTGATCGTCGGCCCCAACGCCTGCGGCAAGTCGACCACCCTCCGGGCGCTCGGCCGGCTCCTCAGGCCGGCCGGCGGCGCCGTCCTCCTCGACGGCGAGGAGCTGGCAAAGCTGCCCACGAAGCGGATCGCCCGCTCCATCGGGCTCCTTCCGCAGACGCCGGTCGCGCCGGAGGCCATCACCGTCGGGGACCTGGTCTCCCGGGGCCGCCAGCCGCACCAGGCCTGGTGGAAGCAGTGGTCGGAGGAGGACGAGCGGGCCGTCACGGACGCCATGGAGCGCACGGACGTGGCCGCGCTCGCCGACCGGTCCGTCGACGCGCTCTCGGGCGGCCAGCGGCAGCGGGTGTGGATCGCGATGGCGCTCGCGCAGGAGACCGACCTGCTGCTCCTCGACGAGCCCACGACCTACCTGGACATCTCCCACCAGGTGGAGGTACTCGACCTGGTGCGCCGCCTCAACCGGCTGCGCGGCCGGACCGTCGTCCTCGTCCTGCACGACCTCAACCAGGCCGCGCGGTACGCCGACCACCTCGTCGCCATGAAGGCCGGGCGGGTGGTCGCGGAGGGCCCGCCGGAGGAGGTCGTGACGGCGGAGCTCGTACGGGACGTCTTCGGGCTGGAGTCGGTCGTCGTCCCGGACCCGGTCACGGGCTCGCCGCTGGTGGTCCCGGGGGCGCCGTGGCACGCCGAGGTCGTGGCGTAG
- a CDS encoding helicase C-terminal domain-containing protein, translated as MGIGELDREAHVAEASGAAAPRTLAEALRARGDDGLAALLRARPDLLGPVPNDLTQLATRAGTRGSVIRAIERLDRFALQTAEALAVGPDPTPYPVLLGLLAGDEGDPEIEAALPGAVALLREQALVWGEDERLRLVRTARELLAPSAQHPSPTGLGPTVAEATSGMSPGRVQEIITAAGLTPTHDPVSAVAALTGLFTDRTRMGELLDTAPPEALAVLDRLVWGPPYGEVTANPAPPVRWLRDRGLLLPVSARTMVLPREVALHLRGGRAHRAPEPVAPEPVVRRDYRPQVVDSAAAGQAYVALATVEELLKAWDRGGPPVLRAGGLAVRDLKRIAATLDVSEQIACFWLELAYAAGLLASDGEADERYAPTPAYDDWLDLPPAERWARLVTPWLGATRTPGLVGGQDAKGRTLSALGPDLDRSAAPEVRHRVLFLLATLPPGAAADPESLLARLRWERPLRGADGSASAGAATVRSRIASWTLEEAELLGLTGRGALSGPARALLNLPLAEAATAAEPGGGVELSVAATRAATLLAPLLPEAVDHVLLQADLTAVAPGPLRRPLADALGVLADVESKGGATVYRFTPGSVRRALDSGQTATDLHAFLAAHSRTPVPQPLAYLIDDVARRHGHLKVGAASAYVRCDDDTVLGEILADRRSQPLGLRRLAPTVLAAQTDPVSLLDGLRAMGYAPAAESAEGDVLIARADAYRTPARTAPVPVPDGPPSPDDTLLTAAVRAIRAGDRAATAVRKEPSTPTAAGALPRTSAAETLATVQAAAMTGSAVWIGYVNAEGAASQRVIAPVRVEGGFVTGYDHTADEVRTYPLHRITGVAELADDQV; from the coding sequence ATGGGGATCGGTGAGCTCGACCGGGAGGCGCACGTGGCCGAAGCATCTGGCGCCGCGGCGCCGCGCACGCTCGCGGAAGCGCTGCGCGCGCGGGGCGACGACGGCCTGGCCGCGCTGCTGCGCGCCCGGCCTGACCTCCTGGGGCCCGTGCCGAACGACCTGACGCAGCTGGCGACCCGCGCCGGCACGCGCGGTTCCGTGATCCGGGCGATCGAGCGGCTCGACCGCTTCGCCCTCCAGACGGCGGAAGCGCTCGCGGTGGGCCCGGACCCGACCCCGTATCCCGTACTCCTCGGGCTGCTCGCCGGCGACGAGGGCGACCCGGAGATCGAGGCGGCGCTGCCCGGCGCGGTCGCCCTGCTGCGCGAGCAGGCGCTGGTGTGGGGCGAGGACGAGCGGCTGCGGCTCGTCCGGACCGCGCGGGAGCTGCTGGCGCCCTCGGCGCAGCATCCGTCGCCGACCGGGCTCGGGCCGACGGTCGCCGAGGCCACGTCCGGGATGTCGCCGGGCCGGGTGCAGGAGATCATCACGGCGGCCGGTCTGACGCCGACGCACGACCCGGTGTCGGCGGTGGCCGCGCTGACGGGGCTCTTCACCGACCGGACGCGGATGGGCGAGCTGCTCGACACGGCGCCGCCGGAGGCGCTCGCCGTCCTGGACCGGCTGGTGTGGGGTCCGCCGTACGGCGAGGTGACGGCGAATCCGGCGCCGCCCGTGCGCTGGCTGCGCGACCGGGGGCTGCTGCTTCCGGTGTCGGCGCGGACGATGGTGCTGCCGCGCGAGGTGGCGCTGCACCTGCGGGGCGGCCGGGCGCACCGGGCGCCGGAGCCCGTGGCACCGGAGCCGGTGGTGCGGCGCGACTACCGTCCACAGGTTGTGGACAGTGCCGCCGCCGGGCAGGCGTACGTGGCGCTCGCGACGGTCGAGGAGCTGCTGAAGGCCTGGGACCGGGGCGGGCCGCCGGTCCTGCGCGCCGGCGGGCTGGCCGTGCGGGACCTCAAGCGGATCGCCGCGACCCTGGACGTCTCCGAGCAGATCGCCTGCTTCTGGCTGGAGCTCGCCTACGCGGCGGGGCTGCTCGCCTCGGACGGCGAGGCCGACGAGCGGTACGCGCCGACGCCCGCCTACGACGACTGGCTGGACCTGCCGCCCGCCGAGCGGTGGGCGCGGCTCGTCACGCCGTGGCTGGGCGCGACCCGCACGCCGGGTCTGGTCGGCGGGCAGGACGCGAAGGGCCGGACGCTGTCGGCGCTCGGCCCGGACCTGGACCGCTCGGCCGCCCCCGAGGTGCGGCACCGGGTCCTCTTCCTGCTCGCGACGCTTCCGCCGGGCGCCGCCGCCGACCCCGAGTCGCTGCTGGCCCGGCTGCGCTGGGAGCGCCCGCTGCGGGGCGCCGACGGCTCGGCGTCCGCGGGGGCCGCGACCGTGCGCTCCCGGATCGCGAGCTGGACCCTCGAGGAGGCCGAGCTGCTCGGGCTGACCGGGCGCGGCGCGCTGTCCGGCCCGGCCCGCGCACTCCTCAACCTGCCGCTCGCGGAGGCCGCGACCGCCGCGGAGCCGGGCGGCGGGGTGGAGCTGTCGGTGGCCGCGACCCGGGCGGCGACGCTGCTCGCGCCGCTGCTCCCCGAGGCCGTCGACCACGTGCTTCTCCAGGCCGACCTGACGGCCGTGGCGCCGGGCCCGCTGCGGCGGCCCCTCGCCGACGCGCTGGGCGTCCTCGCGGACGTGGAATCGAAGGGTGGTGCGACGGTCTACCGGTTCACGCCGGGCTCCGTGCGGCGCGCGCTCGACTCCGGGCAGACGGCGACCGACCTGCACGCGTTCCTCGCCGCGCACTCCCGCACGCCCGTCCCGCAGCCGCTCGCCTATCTGATCGACGACGTCGCGAGACGCCACGGCCACCTCAAGGTCGGGGCGGCGTCGGCGTACGTGCGCTGCGACGACGACACGGTCCTCGGCGAGATCCTGGCCGACCGCCGGTCGCAGCCCCTGGGGCTGCGCCGCCTCGCGCCGACCGTGCTCGCGGCGCAGACCGACCCGGTGTCGCTGCTCGACGGGCTGCGGGCGATGGGGTACGCCCCGGCGGCGGAGTCGGCCGAGGGCGATGTCCTGATCGCTCGCGCCGACGCGTACCGCACTCCGGCCCGTACGGCCCCGGTCCCCGTCCCCGACGGGCCGCCGTCCCCCGACGACACCCTCCTCACCGCGGCGGTCAGGGCCATCCGGGCCGGCGACCGGGCGGCGACGGCGGTCCGCAAGGAGCCCTCGACGCCGACTGCCGCCGGCGCCCTGCCCCGGACGTCGGCGGCCGAGACCCTGGCGACGGTCCAGGCGGCCGCGATGACCGGCTCGGCGGTCTGGATCGGCTATGTCAACGCGGAGGGCGCGGCGAGCCAGCGGGTCATCGCCCCGGTCCGCGTGGAGGGCGGTTTCGTGACGGGCTACGACCACACGGCCGACGAGGTCCGCACGTACCCCCTGCACCGGATCACGGGCGTCGCGGAGCTGGCGGACGACCAGGTCTGA
- a CDS encoding DNA repair helicase XPB yields the protein MNGPLIVQSDKTLLLEVDHELAEACRRAIAPFAELERAPEHIHTYRLTPLGLWNARAAGHDAEQVVDALVEYSRYPVPHALLVDIAETMDRYGRLTLSKHPTHGLVLTSTDRPVLEEILRSKKVQPLVGARIDEDTVAVHPSERGQIKQTLLKLGWPAEDLAGYVDGEAHPIELAEDGWTLRPYQRQAVDGFWHGGSGVVVLPCGAGKTLVGAGAMAEAKATTLILVTNTVSARQWKSELVKRTSLTEDEIGEYSGTKKEIRPVTIATYQVLTTKRKGIYPHLELFDSRDWGLVVYDEVHLLPAPVFKFTADLQARRRLGLTATLVREDGRESDVFSLIGPKRFDAPWKEIEAQGYIAPADCVEVRVNLTDSERLAYATAEPEEKYRFCATTATKRKVTEALVKKFEGQQILVIGQYIDQLDELGEHLDAPVIKGETPNAQREKLFDAFRTGEISVLVVSKVANFSIDLPEATVAIQVSGTFGSRQEEAQRLGRVLRPKSDGHQAHFYSVVARDTIDQDFAAHRQRFLAEQGYAYRIVDADELLAP from the coding sequence GTGAATGGGCCTCTCATCGTCCAGAGCGACAAGACGCTGCTCCTGGAGGTCGACCATGAGCTCGCCGAGGCGTGCCGACGGGCCATCGCGCCCTTCGCGGAGCTGGAGCGGGCGCCCGAGCACATCCACACCTACCGGCTGACGCCGCTGGGTCTGTGGAACGCGCGTGCCGCCGGGCACGACGCCGAGCAGGTCGTCGACGCGCTCGTCGAGTACTCCCGCTACCCCGTGCCGCACGCACTGCTCGTCGACATCGCCGAGACGATGGACCGGTACGGGCGGCTCACGCTCTCCAAGCACCCCACGCACGGGCTCGTCCTGACCAGCACCGACCGGCCCGTCCTGGAGGAGATCCTCCGGTCGAAGAAGGTGCAGCCGCTGGTCGGCGCGCGGATCGACGAGGACACCGTCGCCGTGCACCCCTCCGAGCGCGGGCAGATCAAGCAGACGCTGCTGAAGCTCGGCTGGCCCGCCGAGGACCTCGCGGGGTACGTCGACGGGGAGGCCCACCCGATCGAGCTCGCCGAGGACGGCTGGACGCTGCGGCCGTACCAGCGGCAGGCCGTCGACGGCTTCTGGCACGGCGGTTCCGGGGTCGTCGTGCTGCCTTGCGGCGCCGGGAAGACGCTGGTCGGGGCCGGGGCGATGGCCGAGGCCAAGGCGACCACGCTGATCCTGGTGACCAACACCGTCTCGGCCCGCCAGTGGAAGAGCGAGCTGGTCAAGCGGACCTCGCTCACCGAGGACGAGATCGGCGAGTACAGCGGGACGAAGAAGGAGATCCGGCCCGTCACCATCGCCACCTACCAGGTCCTCACGACCAAGCGGAAGGGCATCTACCCGCACCTGGAGCTCTTCGACTCGCGCGACTGGGGCCTCGTCGTCTACGACGAGGTGCACCTGCTGCCCGCTCCCGTCTTCAAGTTCACCGCCGACCTCCAGGCGCGGCGCCGGCTGGGGCTGACCGCGACCCTCGTCCGGGAGGACGGGCGCGAGTCCGACGTCTTCTCGCTGATCGGGCCCAAGCGGTTCGACGCGCCGTGGAAGGAGATCGAGGCGCAGGGCTACATCGCGCCCGCCGACTGCGTCGAGGTCCGGGTCAACCTCACCGACTCCGAGCGGCTCGCCTACGCGACGGCCGAGCCGGAGGAGAAGTACCGCTTCTGTGCGACGACCGCGACGAAGCGGAAGGTGACCGAGGCCCTGGTGAAGAAGTTCGAGGGGCAGCAGATCCTCGTCATCGGGCAGTACATCGACCAGCTCGACGAGCTCGGCGAGCACCTGGACGCGCCGGTCATCAAGGGCGAGACGCCGAACGCACAGCGGGAGAAGCTCTTCGACGCGTTCCGTACGGGCGAGATCAGCGTGCTCGTCGTCTCGAAGGTCGCGAACTTCTCGATCGACCTGCCGGAGGCGACGGTCGCGATCCAGGTCTCGGGCACCTTCGGCTCGCGCCAGGAGGAGGCGCAGCGCCTCGGCCGGGTCCTGCGGCCGAAGTCCGACGGGCACCAGGCGCACTTCTACTCCGTCGTCGCGCGCGACACGATCGACCAGGACTTCGCGGCGCACCGGCAGCGGTTCCTGGCCGAGCAGGGGTACGCGTACCGGATCGTCGACGCGGACGAGCTGCTGGCGCCGTAG